The Lycium barbarum isolate Lr01 chromosome 12, ASM1917538v2, whole genome shotgun sequence genome includes a region encoding these proteins:
- the LOC132625157 gene encoding mitochondrial outer membrane protein porin of 34 kDa — protein sequence MGKGPGLYTEIGKKARDLLYKDYQSDHKFSITTYSPTGVVITSSGAKKGDLFLADVNTQLKNKNVTTDIKVDTNSNLFTTISVDEPAPGLKTILSFRVPDQRSGKLEVQYLHDYAGICTSVGLTANPIVNFSGVVGTNILALGTDVSFDTKMGEFTKCNAGLSFTNADLVASLNLNNKGDNLCASYYHTVSPLTSTAVGAEVNHSFSTNENTITVGTQHRLDPLTSVKARINNFGKASALLQHEWRPKSLFTVSGEVDTKSVDKGAKFGLALALKP from the exons ATGGGGAAAGGTCCTGGTCTTTACACTGAAATTGGCAAAAAAGCACGAG ATCTATTGTACAAGGACTACCAGAGTGACCACAAGTTCTCTATTACCACCTACTCTCCCACCGGTGTT GTTATTACTTCATCAGGAGCAAAGAAAGGTGATCTGTTTTTGGCTGATGTTAACACtcagttgaagaacaagaatgtTACAACAGACATTAAAGTAGACACAAACTCCAAC CTTTTCACAACCATTTCGGTTGATGAGCCTGCTCCAGGGTTGAAGACAATTTTGAGCTTCAGAGTTCCTGACCAGAGGTCTGGAAAG TTGGAAGTTCAATATCTACATGACTATGCTGGTATATGCACCAGCGTTGGGTTGACAGCAAACCCGATTGTTAACTTTTCTGGTGTAGTGGGTACCAACATTCTTGCTCTTGGAACTGATGTATCCTTTGACACCAAGATGGGAGAATTCACCAAATGCAACGCTGGCTTGAGCTTCACAAATGCCGACCTTGTTGCTTCTTTGAATCT GAATAACAAGGGAGATAATCTGTGTGCATCATACTACCACACAGTCAGCCCTCTCACAagtactgctgttggggctgagGTGAACCACAGCTTCTCCACCAACGAGAACACCATCACTGTTGGTACTCAGCACCGATTGGATCCTTTGACCAGTGTGAAAGCAAGGATTAACAACTTTGGAAAGGCCAGTGCTCTGCTTCAACATGAGTGGCGCCCAAAGTCCCTTTTCACTGTTTCAGGAGAAGTGGACACTAAGTCTGTTGACAAGGGTGCCAAGTTTGGACTTGCTTTGGCTCTCAAGCCATAG
- the LOC132625155 gene encoding hypersensitive-induced response protein 1-like, with the protein MGNLFCCVQVDQSTLGIRERFGKFDDVLEPGCHFLPWCIGSQIAGYHTLRLQQLDVRCETKSKDNVFVTVVASIQYRALADKATDAFYKLSNTRSQIQAYVFDVIRASVPKLNLDDVFEQKNQIAKTVEEELEKAMSAYGYEIVQTLIVDIEPDEHVKRAMNEINAAARLRVAANEKAEAEKIIQIKQAEGDAEAKYLAGLGVARQRQAIVDGLRDSVLGFSVNVPGTTVKDVLDMVLITQYFDTMKDVGASSKSSAVFIPHGPGAVSDIAGQIRQGLLQGSAVQ; encoded by the exons ATGGGGAATCTGTTTTGCTGTGTACAAGTTGACCAATCAACATTGGGTATCAGAGAGAGATTTGGCAAGTTTGATGATGTCCTTGAGCCTGGATGTCATTTCTTGCCATGGTGTATTGGCAGCCAGATTGCTGGTTACCATACTTTAAGGCTGCAGCAGCTTGATGTAAGATGCGAGACCAAGTCAAAG GATAATGTATTTGTAACTGTTGTTGCTTCAATTCAATATCGTGCTCTGGCTGATAAAGCTACTGATGCTTTTTACAAGCTTAGTAATACTCGGTCCCAGATCCAAGCCTATGTCTTTGATG TTATTAGAGCGAGTGTTCCAAAGCTAAATCTGGATGATGTCTTTGAGCAGAAGAATCAGATTGCTAAAACAGTGGAGGAGGAACTTGAAAAG GCAATGTCTGCTTACGGATATGAGATTGTTCAGACACTAATAGTTGATATAGAGCCAGATGAACACGTCAAGCGAGCTATGAATGAAATCAATGCAG CTGCAAGGTTGAGAGTAGCCGCCAATGAGAAAGCAGAAGCTGAAAAGATTATCCAGATTAAACAAGCTGAAGGTGATGCTGAGGCTAAGTACCTGGCAGGACTAGGGGTTGCTAGACAACGCCAGGCCATTGTGGATGGTTTAAGGGACAGTGTTCTTGGCTTCTCAGTTAATGTACCAGGAACTACAGTCAAGGACGTCCTGGATATGGTCCTCATCACTCAGTATTTTGACACCATGAAGGATGTTGGTGCCAGCTCCAAATCCTCAGCAGTCTTTATCCCACATGGACCTGGTGCTGTTAGTGACATTGCAGGGCAGATTCGACAAGGGTTACTGCAGGGTTCAGCTGTCCAGTAA
- the LOC132622560 gene encoding uncharacterized protein LOC132622560 isoform X1 produces the protein MNLMRQRFIFRLGFASQTSILKVNHPCSIPSHGRRKLSTITLSLAAPKSGEEVLVVVGGGAAGIYGAIRAKTIAPNLKVVVIEKAKPLSKVKISGGGRCNVTNGHCLDNKILAEQYPRGHKEFRGSFFHTHGPMDTMSWFSDHGVALKIEEDGRVFPTSDSSSTIIDCLMSEAKRSGVLLQTGKVVTGASSTADGKFAVKLEKRSLDYVEHIEADFLLIASGSSKQGYDLATQLGHSIVEPVPSLFTFKIDDLKLAELSGVTFPKVKAKLQLEGIQKNIPQLTQVGPMIVTHWGLSGPVVLRLSAWGARYLSSSDYKGTLCVDFTPDIHIEDLRSLLTRHKNQFLRQKVLNSYPSEFAVVKRFWKYILDREGICGDMLWSSISNNLLFAIASLLKDCAFSVKGKGQFKDEFVTAGGVPLSEIYLDRMGSRIHSHLYFAGEVLNVDGITGGFNFQNAWTGGYIAGTSIGNLAGVAYNRVNQKKQAYQKTSV, from the exons ATGAATTTGATGCGGCAGCGCTTCATTTTTCGTCTTGGATTTGCCTCTCAAACTTCAATTCTCAAAGTAAACCATCCTTGCTCAATCCCTAGCCATGGAAGAAGAAAACTTAGTACAATTACTTTGTCCTTGGCAGCTCCAAAG TCAGGTGAAGAGGTTTTGGTAGTAGTAGGTGGTGGAGCTGCTGGAATTTACGGTGCTATTAGGGCCAAGACTATTGCTCCTAATCTTAAAGTTGTTGTTATTGAAAAAGCTAAACCTTTATCAAAG GTCAAAATTTCTGGAGGGGGCCGCTGCAATGTGACTAATGGGCATTGTCTTGACAATAAG ATTTTGGCAGAACAGTATCCAAGGGGTCATAAGGAATTCAGAGGCTCCTTTTTCCATACTCACGGTCCAATGGATACAATGTCCTGGTTCTCTGATCATGGTGTGGCGTTGAAA ATTGAGGAAGACGGAAGGGTCTTTCCCACCAGTGATAGTTCATCTACTATAATTGATTGCCTCATGTCTGAGGCAAAGAGGAGCGGAG TCTTGTTGCAGACTGGAAAAGTTGTTACTGGTGCATCTTCCACTGCTGATGGAAAATTTGCGGTCAAGCTTGAGAAACGTAGCCTTGATTATGTGGAGCACATTGAAGCTGATTTTCTACTAATTGCTAGTGGGAGTAGTAAGCAG GGTTATGATCTTGCCACTCAACTTGGTCATTCTATTGTGGAACCTGTTCCGAGCCTATTCACTTTCAAGATTGATGACTTGAAGTTAGCAGAACTGTCTGGT GTGACATTCCCAAAAGTAAAAGCAAAATTACAGCTAGAAGGCATCCAGAAGAATATACCACAGCTTACTCAG GTAGGACCCATGATAGTAACCCACTGGGGACTCAGTGGGCCTGTGGTTCTTAGGCTATCTGCTTGGGGGGCACGATATCTATCCAGTTCAGACTATAAGG GTACGCTTTGCGTGGATTTTACTCCTGATATCCATATTGAAGATCTAAGGTCTCTACTCACTCGTCACAAGAATCAGTTTTTG AGGCAGAAGGTGCTGAACTCTTATCCTTCCGAATTTGCGGTTGTGAAAAGATTTTGGAAGTATATATTAGATCGTGAG GGCATATGCGGAGACATGCTGTGGTCGTCCATTTCCAATAATTTGTTATTCGCTATTGCTTCTTTGTTAAAAGATTGTGCATTTAGCGTGAAGGGAAAG GGCCAATTTAAGGATGAGTTTGTCACAGCTGGAGGTGTTCCACTTTCAGAG ATCTACCTTGATAGAATGGGAAGCAGGATCCATTCTCATCTCTACTTTGCTGGagag GTACTCAATGTTGATGGTATTACTGGTGGCTTCAATTTTCAG AATGCTTGGACAGGGGGATACATTGCAGGAACAAGTATCGGTAACCTGGCTGGAGTTGCATATAACAGAGTAAATCA GAAAAAGCAAGCGTATCAAAAGACTTCTGTGTAA
- the LOC132622560 gene encoding uncharacterized protein LOC132622560 isoform X2, translating into MNLMRQRFIFRLGFASQTSILKVNHPCSIPSHGRRKLSTITLSLAAPKSGEEVLVVVGGGAAGIYGAIRAKTIAPNLKVVVIEKAKPLSKVKISGGGRCNVTNGHCLDNKILAEQYPRGHKEFRGSFFHTHGPMDTMSWFSDHGVALKIEEDGRVFPTSDSSSTIIDCLMSEAKRSGVLLQTGKVVTGASSTADGKFAVKLEKRSLDYVEHIEADFLLIASGSSKQGYDLATQLGHSIVEPVPSLFTFKIDDLKLAELSGVTFPKVKAKLQLEGIQKNIPQLTQVGPMIVTHWGLSGPVVLRLSAWGARYLSSSDYKGTLCVDFTPDIHIEDLRSLLTRHKNQFLRQKVLNSYPSEFAVVKRFWKYILDREGICGDMLWSSISNNLLFAIASLLKDCAFSVKGKGQFKDEFVTAGGVPLSEIYLDRMGSRIHSHLYFAGEVLNVDGITGGFNFQGDTLQEQVSVTWLELHITE; encoded by the exons ATGAATTTGATGCGGCAGCGCTTCATTTTTCGTCTTGGATTTGCCTCTCAAACTTCAATTCTCAAAGTAAACCATCCTTGCTCAATCCCTAGCCATGGAAGAAGAAAACTTAGTACAATTACTTTGTCCTTGGCAGCTCCAAAG TCAGGTGAAGAGGTTTTGGTAGTAGTAGGTGGTGGAGCTGCTGGAATTTACGGTGCTATTAGGGCCAAGACTATTGCTCCTAATCTTAAAGTTGTTGTTATTGAAAAAGCTAAACCTTTATCAAAG GTCAAAATTTCTGGAGGGGGCCGCTGCAATGTGACTAATGGGCATTGTCTTGACAATAAG ATTTTGGCAGAACAGTATCCAAGGGGTCATAAGGAATTCAGAGGCTCCTTTTTCCATACTCACGGTCCAATGGATACAATGTCCTGGTTCTCTGATCATGGTGTGGCGTTGAAA ATTGAGGAAGACGGAAGGGTCTTTCCCACCAGTGATAGTTCATCTACTATAATTGATTGCCTCATGTCTGAGGCAAAGAGGAGCGGAG TCTTGTTGCAGACTGGAAAAGTTGTTACTGGTGCATCTTCCACTGCTGATGGAAAATTTGCGGTCAAGCTTGAGAAACGTAGCCTTGATTATGTGGAGCACATTGAAGCTGATTTTCTACTAATTGCTAGTGGGAGTAGTAAGCAG GGTTATGATCTTGCCACTCAACTTGGTCATTCTATTGTGGAACCTGTTCCGAGCCTATTCACTTTCAAGATTGATGACTTGAAGTTAGCAGAACTGTCTGGT GTGACATTCCCAAAAGTAAAAGCAAAATTACAGCTAGAAGGCATCCAGAAGAATATACCACAGCTTACTCAG GTAGGACCCATGATAGTAACCCACTGGGGACTCAGTGGGCCTGTGGTTCTTAGGCTATCTGCTTGGGGGGCACGATATCTATCCAGTTCAGACTATAAGG GTACGCTTTGCGTGGATTTTACTCCTGATATCCATATTGAAGATCTAAGGTCTCTACTCACTCGTCACAAGAATCAGTTTTTG AGGCAGAAGGTGCTGAACTCTTATCCTTCCGAATTTGCGGTTGTGAAAAGATTTTGGAAGTATATATTAGATCGTGAG GGCATATGCGGAGACATGCTGTGGTCGTCCATTTCCAATAATTTGTTATTCGCTATTGCTTCTTTGTTAAAAGATTGTGCATTTAGCGTGAAGGGAAAG GGCCAATTTAAGGATGAGTTTGTCACAGCTGGAGGTGTTCCACTTTCAGAG ATCTACCTTGATAGAATGGGAAGCAGGATCCATTCTCATCTCTACTTTGCTGGagag GTACTCAATGTTGATGGTATTACTGGTGGCTTCAATTTTCAG GGGGATACATTGCAGGAACAAGTATCGGTAACCTGGCTGGAGTTGCATATAACAGAGTAA